Proteins found in one Salvia splendens isolate huo1 chromosome 10, SspV2, whole genome shotgun sequence genomic segment:
- the LOC121750616 gene encoding transcription factor IBH1-like 1, protein MQNSSSSSSLMVKQEFFTKWKKGLKIYSAFNKEMTIMERKRAIKLSADVAIASTRSATTQWSRAVVAEVSSSAAGAARIAAEEILGRKLSTERRKAQAGKKIVRRRRKAAARGAVRSSAAAVAKKVVRNRRRVLKRLIPGWKKLDEICLIKETLDYIASLQVQVDVMRHLANAGETLHHQQILL, encoded by the coding sequence ATGCAGAattcgtcgtcatcatcatcattaatgGTGAAGCAAGAATTCTTCACCAAATGGAAAAAGGGACTGAAAATATACAGCGCCTTCAACAAGGAGATGACCATCATGGAAAGGAAGAGGGCGATCAAGCTGTCAGCTGACGTGGCGATAGCCTCCACCCGAAGCGCCACCACGCAGTGGAGCAGGGCCGTGGTAGCCGAAGTCTCGTCTTCGGCCGCCGGCGCCGCCAGAATAGCGGCGGAGGAGATCCTGGGGCGGAAGCTGTCGACCGAGAGGAGGAAGGCCCAAGCCGGCAAGAAGATCGTGAGAAGGAGGCGCAAGGCGGCAGCGCGGGGAGCTGTGCGTTCGAGCGCCGCCGCTGTTGCAAAGAAAGTGGTCCGGAATCGGAGGCGCGTGCTTAAAAGGCTGATACCTGGTTGGAAGAAATTGGATGAGATTTGTTTGATTAAAGAAACCCTAGATTATATTGCTTCTTTGCAAGTGCAGGTTGATGTAATGAGACATCTTGCAAATGCTGGTGAGACCTTGCATCACCAACAAatcttattataa